A genomic region of Lasioglossum baleicum chromosome 16, iyLasBale1, whole genome shotgun sequence contains the following coding sequences:
- the LOC143217145 gene encoding serine hydrolase BPHL: MLANLCRNFTSKVSILPRVDPFAASLNRGKRFSSMSGDQNAQEEKVNVDGFDINYVKVGTGDHPVLLLPGAAGSNWTDFKPQIEGLDRKKFTIVAWDPVGYGKSRPPDRTFPDDFFKRDATHARNLMKVLGFPKFSLVGWSDGGITSLILAGTFPEDVRKMVAVAANAYVTPQEVEIYNKFRDIDSWSEKMRAPLIAVYGADYFRKIWTEWVDAVVRIAKKQNGDLCKDLLPKIRCPTLIVQGSKDPMVLAEHPLYLKEHILGAKLKIFENGAHNLHLRYPKEFNDLVTEFLTEKSPGSARL, translated from the exons ATGCTAGCGAATCTGTGCAGAAATTTCACGTCGAAGGTATCGATCCTTCCACGTGTTGATCCTTTCGCAGCATCCTTGAATAGAGGGAAACGTTTCTCGTCGATGTCCGGTGATCAAAATGCACAG GAGGAAAAAGTCAATGTGGACGGCTTCGATATCAATTATGTGAAGGTTGGGACCGGCGATCACCCCGTTTTGCTTCTACCTGGTGCAGCAG GCTCGAACTGGACCGACTTCAAGCCCCAGATAGAGGGTCTCGACCGAAAAAAGTTCACCATAGTGGCATGGGACCCGGTGGGCTATGGGAAATCGAGACCCCCGGACAGAACCTTTCCAGATGACTTTTTCAAGCGCGACGCGACTCATGCTCGCAATTTGATGAAGGTCCTCGGATTCCCGAAGTTCTCGTTAGTGGGATGGAGCGACGGTGGCATAACTTCGTTGATACTCGCCGGGACGTTTCCCGAGGACGTTCGGAAGATGGTGGCCGTCGCGGCGAACGCCTACGTGACGCCGCAGGAAGTCGAGATTTACAACA AGTTCCGGGACATCGATAGCTGGTCGGAGAAGATGCGGGCGCCATTGATAGCGGTCTATGGCGCCGACTATTTCCGAAAGATATGGACTGAATGGGTAGACGCTGTTGTCAGGATCGCGAAGAAACAAAACGGCGATTTGTGCAAGGACTTGCTACCCAAAATTCGATGCCCTACTTTGATTGTTCAAGGGAGCAAGGACCCGATGGTCCTCGCGGAGCATCCTCTCTACCTGAAGGAGCACATCCTCGGGGCCAA GTTGAAGATCTTCGAGAACGGAGCGCACAATTTGCACCTGCGGTACCCTAAGGAGTTCAACGATCTCGTCACCGAATTTTTGACCGA GAAAAGTCCAGGCAGTGCTCGTTTGTAA
- the LOC143217148 gene encoding uncharacterized protein LOC143217148 — protein MQRGVCMHAVEHEAGRTCSGKRARLANESGQECTGRVDYGLQRVSQSSRRYHVWITHSSSRKKRHEEKEKKSRSRSCATPARSSTLMVAHLHTAEHQSRADRHKRRTESTPPGGEHSRSVARSNRCGCFARYTPEPARILLGTPGLILSSVYIYIGAAHT, from the exons ATGCAGAGAGGTGTGTGCATGCATGCGGTTGAACACGAGGCTGGCAGGACGTGTTCGGGCAAGCGGGCACGGCTCGCGAACGAGTCGGGACAGGAGTGCACAGGTAGGGTGGATTACGGATTGCAACGTGTAAGCCAGTCTTCTCGCCGTTACCATGTATGGATCACTCACTCTTCGTCCCGAAAAAAAAGGCatgaggaaaaagaaaaaaagagccGGTCGCGATCGTGTGCGACGCCCGCGCGCTCATCCACGCTTATGGTCGCGCACCTACACACAGCCGAGCACCAGTCTCGGGCTGATAGACACAAG AGAAGAACAGAGAGTACTCCACCGGGAGGTGAACACTCCCGGTCAGTCGCGCGATCGAACCGATGCGGCTGTTTCGCTCGTTATACACCGGAACCGGCTCGCATTCTTTTAGGGACACCGGGCCTCATTTTATCCTCCGTGTATATTTACATTGGAGCCGCGCACACTTGA